Sequence from the Flavobacterium sp. TR2 genome:
TTGCAGTTACAGCGCAAGACAATCCAAGGGGAGAAATAGAACTGAATGTCATGATTACACCTTCTGAAACCAATGACGGGATTCCAACGCATCTTTCAGAGGATTCTAAAGCAGTAGAAATCAGCTACGAATCGACCCAAATTATAAAATTACAGGCAAGAGAGGGAAATGCTGAAGGAACGGGTTGCGTACATGGAGGCTCGCATCCAAGAGTTGCAATTCCTGCTTCGCCAAAACATTTTTCTACCATAAAAATTCCGTGGTCAAGTTTCAGACAAGACGAGCTTCCAAATGGAAAACTTTTGAATATCAATAATGTATGTAAATTCAATTTTGTCAATTATAACCCAATTTCTGGTGCGGTTCTAAAAATAAAATCTGTTCGTATTTTATAGTTTTTTTGTTTCAAGTTTCAGGTTTCAGGTTTCAGGTTTCAGGTTTTAGGTTTTAGGTTTCAAGTTTCAGGTTTTATGCGAAACCCGAAAAATTGCGTATGTCTTTGCGAATTTTGCGGTTAAGTCCAACAACTTGAAACTTGAAACTTGAAACCTGAAACCTGAAACCTGAAACTTGAAACTAAAAAAAACCTTAAAGATGCAGCTGAATTTTATACTTATTCAAAATCTTCATTACAAAAAGCATAATTATTGAAAACAGCAGAGACCATAAAATTCCTGGAACTCCTACTCTGAAATAGCCCGGTATAATATGAAAGTTAAAAGCTTTACAGAAATAATAAATAACGCCTGGCAAAATATAAATCAATAAAGGGTTTGCGGCGGCGGGCATGAAAAACTCGCTCCATTTGGTTTGTTTTTTAACTTCCATCAGCCAATACAGGAAATAGAATAAAGTTGTACAAATTGCTGCCGAAAACATTGTCCAAGATGGCGTTCCTTTTATTTTTGATATTCCAAAATACGGGCGAAGCAAAATTGCTGTAATTGTAAATAAGGCGATAAAACCAATTACCGGCCAGTTGATTTTGGCACTTATTTTTCGATCAAAAAACAATAGCGAAATTATAATTCCAGCCGAAGTCAGCGAAACGTGTGTAAGATGCCCCGCTATAAAACTCAACCAAGGAGTGCTTTGAACAAAAGAATTTTCGATTAAATTAAAGGAATTCATGGCAACAGCAAAAACTAAAAAAGCAATCATTGCCCATAAGTTTCCCGAAACCAGCCAATAATAAATGACTGTAAAAAGGTACGCCCAACCTATCAGCCCTAGAATTCCCCACCATTTTGGTGTCA
This genomic interval carries:
- a CDS encoding DUF5009 domain-containing protein, translated to MKIKENLFNQRIVSIDALRGITIFVMIFVNELASIQNVPQWMKHMPADADAMTFVDLVFPAFLFIVGMSIPFAFNARLIKGDSPKTIWTHTLKRAIALIVIGVFMVNADYGYDAAKMLITPAFWGLLAYAMPIPIWNKYPKGFPVWLKNVLQYGGILVLIALYFIYVQDTGDRGMTPKWWGILGLIGWAYLFTVIYYWLVSGNLWAMIAFLVFAVAMNSFNLIENSFVQSTPWLSFIAGHLTHVSLTSAGIIISLLFFDRKISAKINWPVIGFIALFTITAILLRPYFGISKIKGTPSWTMFSAAICTTLFYFLYWLMEVKKQTKWSEFFMPAAANPLLIYILPGVIYYFCKAFNFHIIPGYFRVGVPGILWSLLFSIIMLFVMKILNKYKIQLHL